Proteins encoded in a region of the Streptomyces sp. NBC_00310 genome:
- a CDS encoding ABC transporter ATP-binding protein, protein MGKARDEGKPETSESELLLFGGPLRYDMGWSQHANAFLELNFRAMVRRLPSLLASSFRLAWQADRRAARTVLAAETGRGLAQAVSLLAVNTILGRLMADGTVEERLRGAGPALVTIAAVMLVSTLLRAASTFATGRLEPKVERVATELYLERAAAVELSAIEDDGFHKLLDTAKYGAQSARRMITYAARVVNALISLIAAAGVLTVLHPALLPLLVTMTLPSAWSALTIARRRYTSFHAWVQHARAGYLIGSLLIEPEAAPEIRVHGVGPFLLRHFRRMSETAEAEQARLARLAARTGLYAAVWTGLATVATYATLGGLLLGGAMALSVAGTAVIAIRTGSSSLDTLVLEVNSLHEEALFVGDMQRLYVEAAKRAIPEGGDPLPGDPQEIRVENVTFAYPGKAGRPALSDVTLTVPLGKIVALVGENGSGKTTLVKLLAGLYTPDQGKIMWDGVDAASADRRQLAERIAMVAQDFKRWPFTARVNMAIGRPSAPLTEERLATSVAEAGAQDVMDDLPRGLDTLLARGFSGGHELSGGQWQRLGIARAAYRRGRILIVDEPTAALDARAELEVFEKIRALAGTGQTVVLITHRLASVRHADLVHVLDQGRLVESGTPDELLATGGVYAELYSLQAEQFAAKVPTTGQASAAKVPAPKAG, encoded by the coding sequence GTGGGGAAGGCGCGTGACGAGGGCAAGCCGGAGACGTCGGAGTCGGAGCTGCTGCTGTTCGGGGGGCCGCTGCGGTACGACATGGGCTGGTCGCAGCATGCCAACGCGTTCCTGGAGCTGAACTTCCGCGCGATGGTGCGGCGGCTGCCGTCGCTGCTCGCGTCGAGCTTCCGGCTGGCCTGGCAGGCGGACCGGCGGGCCGCCCGGACCGTGCTGGCCGCCGAGACGGGCCGCGGCCTCGCCCAGGCGGTGAGCCTGCTCGCGGTGAACACGATCCTGGGCCGGCTGATGGCGGACGGCACGGTCGAGGAGCGGTTGCGCGGAGCCGGCCCCGCGCTCGTCACCATCGCCGCCGTGATGCTGGTGTCCACCCTGCTGCGCGCCGCGTCGACGTTCGCCACGGGCCGGCTGGAGCCCAAGGTGGAGCGGGTCGCGACCGAGCTGTATCTGGAGCGGGCGGCGGCCGTGGAGCTGTCCGCGATCGAGGACGACGGCTTCCACAAGCTGCTGGACACCGCGAAGTACGGCGCCCAGTCGGCCCGCCGGATGATCACCTACGCGGCGCGTGTGGTGAACGCGCTGATCTCGCTGATCGCGGCGGCCGGTGTGCTGACCGTGTTGCACCCCGCCCTCCTCCCGCTCCTCGTCACGATGACCCTGCCGAGCGCCTGGAGCGCGCTGACGATCGCCCGCCGCCGCTACACCTCCTTCCACGCCTGGGTGCAGCACGCGCGCGCGGGCTATCTGATCGGCTCCCTGCTGATCGAGCCGGAGGCGGCCCCGGAGATCCGGGTGCACGGCGTCGGCCCGTTCCTGCTGCGCCACTTCCGCCGTATGTCGGAGACGGCGGAGGCGGAGCAGGCGCGCCTGGCCCGGCTGGCGGCCCGTACGGGCCTGTACGCGGCCGTCTGGACCGGGCTGGCCACGGTGGCGACGTACGCGACGCTGGGTGGTCTGCTGCTCGGCGGCGCCATGGCGCTGTCCGTGGCGGGTACGGCCGTCATCGCGATCCGTACCGGCTCGTCGAGCCTGGACACGTTGGTCCTGGAGGTGAACTCCCTCCACGAGGAGGCCCTCTTCGTGGGCGACATGCAGCGGCTGTACGTGGAGGCCGCCAAGCGTGCGATCCCGGAAGGCGGTGATCCGCTGCCCGGGGACCCGCAAGAGATCCGGGTGGAGAACGTGACCTTCGCCTATCCGGGGAAGGCGGGCCGGCCCGCGCTCAGCGACGTCACCCTGACCGTGCCGCTGGGCAAGATCGTGGCGCTCGTCGGTGAGAACGGCTCGGGCAAGACGACCCTGGTCAAGCTGTTGGCCGGGCTGTACACCCCGGACCAGGGCAAGATCATGTGGGACGGTGTGGACGCGGCGAGCGCCGACCGGCGGCAGCTGGCCGAGCGCATCGCGATGGTCGCGCAGGACTTCAAGCGGTGGCCCTTCACCGCCCGCGTCAACATGGCGATCGGCCGCCCCTCGGCGCCACTGACCGAGGAGCGTCTCGCCACGTCCGTCGCGGAGGCGGGGGCGCAGGATGTGATGGACGACCTGCCGCGCGGCCTCGACACGCTTCTGGCCAGGGGGTTCAGTGGCGGGCACGAGCTGTCGGGCGGCCAGTGGCAGCGGCTCGGGATCGCGCGGGCCGCGTACCGGCGCGGACGCATCCTGATCGTGGACGAGCCGACGGCGGCCCTGGACGCCCGCGCCGAGCTGGAGGTCTTCGAGAAGATCCGCGCCCTGGCGGGCACCGGTCAGACGGTCGTCCTGATCACCCACCGGCTCGCGTCGGTCCGTCATGCCGACCTCGTGCACGTCCTCGACCAGGGCCGCCTCGTGGAGTCCGGCACCCCGGACGAACTGCTGGCCACGGGCGGGGTGTACGCGGAGCTCTATTCGCTCCAGGCGGAGCAGTTCGCGGCGAAGGTGCCGACGACAGGGCAGGCCTCCGCCGCGAAGGTGCCCGCGCCGAAGGCGGGGTGA
- a CDS encoding helix-turn-helix domain-containing protein: MSEPRSAPTVGQVVLGRRLLDLRERAGIRREDAARILHVAAATVRRMEMAEVALKIPYLQLLLKAYGVGDEEAETFVRLAEEANKPGWWQRYHDILPGWFSMYVSLEGAAALIRGYDPHFVPGLLQTEDYARAVMTSGAIGQTKPEDIERHVALRMQRQELLTRKDAPRLWCVMDETALRRSVGGPAVMRAQIDRLLEVMELIHVTLQVAPFDTGPHPGTYGPFVLFRFAMPELPDMVYSEYLTGAVYLDDRSEVATHLEVMDRMAAQAATAQRTKEILRDLRKEL; the protein is encoded by the coding sequence ATGAGCGAGCCGCGGTCCGCGCCGACGGTCGGCCAGGTCGTGCTCGGCCGGCGTCTGCTGGACCTGCGCGAGCGCGCGGGCATCAGGCGCGAGGACGCCGCGCGCATCCTGCACGTCGCCGCCGCCACGGTCCGCCGCATGGAGATGGCCGAGGTCGCCCTCAAGATTCCCTACCTCCAACTCCTGCTGAAGGCGTACGGGGTCGGGGACGAGGAGGCCGAGACCTTCGTCCGGCTCGCCGAGGAGGCCAACAAACCCGGCTGGTGGCAGCGCTACCACGACATCCTGCCGGGCTGGTTCTCCATGTACGTCAGCCTGGAGGGCGCGGCCGCCCTGATCCGTGGCTACGACCCCCACTTCGTCCCCGGACTGCTGCAGACCGAGGACTACGCGCGTGCCGTCATGACCTCGGGCGCCATCGGCCAGACCAAGCCCGAGGACATCGAGCGCCATGTCGCGCTGCGCATGCAACGGCAGGAACTGCTCACCCGTAAGGACGCGCCCCGGCTGTGGTGCGTGATGGACGAGACCGCCCTGCGCCGCTCCGTCGGGGGGCCGGCGGTCATGCGCGCCCAGATCGACCGGCTGCTGGAGGTCATGGAGCTGATCCATGTGACGCTCCAGGTCGCCCCGTTCGACACAGGACCGCACCCGGGCACGTACGGGCCGTTCGTCCTGTTCCGTTTCGCCATGCCCGAACTTCCGGACATGGTCTACAGCGAGTACCTGACCGGCGCCGTCTACCTGGACGACCGCTCCGAGGTGGCGACCCACCTCGAGGTCATGGACCGCATGGCGGCGCAGGCCGCCACGGCACAACGCACGAAGGAGATCCTCCGGGATCTCCGCAAGGAGCTCTGA
- a CDS encoding ATP-binding protein, which produces MIPPPAPLGTDAAGDRVGPGPAAGARPETIAERRFRFELAAHPGAVAQARRVTRTQLTGWALCEDTCDTAALVVSELVTNAIVHTASTQIVCELHDGDDLVRIAVRDEGCAPGEPHPSPQRPEEEHGRGLLLIESLCRSWGAQPVGLGLLVWADVPRGLLTATVPAEVVVDMAAGAGRDRDRDRDTAARSDLGWGAKKPPSQDRDGEAEAFRSPGAEACRAAEARRGADGRAVAGHRAGAERRTEVEVRPEVGRRTGAEWV; this is translated from the coding sequence GTGATTCCGCCCCCTGCGCCGTTAGGAACAGACGCCGCCGGAGACCGTGTCGGTCCCGGTCCGGCCGCCGGGGCGCGCCCCGAGACAATCGCCGAGCGCCGGTTTCGATTCGAGCTGGCCGCGCACCCGGGTGCCGTGGCCCAGGCCCGGCGCGTGACCCGTACCCAGCTCACCGGCTGGGCCCTCTGCGAGGACACCTGCGACACGGCCGCCCTGGTCGTGTCCGAGCTGGTGACCAACGCGATCGTGCACACCGCGAGCACCCAGATCGTCTGCGAGTTGCACGACGGCGACGACCTGGTACGCATAGCGGTACGGGACGAGGGCTGCGCTCCGGGCGAGCCGCACCCCTCGCCGCAGCGGCCCGAGGAGGAACACGGGCGAGGGCTGCTCCTCATAGAGTCCCTCTGTCGTTCCTGGGGGGCGCAGCCGGTCGGTCTGGGGCTTCTGGTGTGGGCGGATGTGCCACGTGGGCTCCTCACCGCCACCGTTCCGGCCGAGGTAGTGGTGGACATGGCAGCGGGCGCCGGCAGGGACAGGGATAGGGATAGGGACACGGCGGCTCGGTCCGATCTGGGCTGGGGCGCGAAGAAGCCGCCCTCGCAGGACCGGGACGGCGAGGCGGAGGCGTTCCGTTCGCCGGGCGCCGAGGCCTGTAGAGCCGCCGAAGCCCGCAGGGGCGCCGACGGCCGTGCGGTGGCCGGCCACCGTGCGGGTGCCGAACGCCGTACGGAAGTCGAAGTCCGGCCGGAAGTCGGACGGCGGACGGGGGCCGAATGGGTGTGA
- a CDS encoding amidohydrolase, whose translation MTPPPSSSPSSSTSSPSPSPADLVITGCTALVHDEHEGIAFVEDAAIVVREGVIASIGPAEETAPVATGERIDARGQVAMPGLINCHTHAPMVALRGIAEDVPAQEWFNDVIWPVESNLTAKDVALGARLACAEMIRGGVTCFADHYFSMDMVAAVVEETGMRAHLGEAFFSSQGREGRERSLEFALRRRGAAGGRITTALAPHAPYTVEDADLAATADLAREHGLPVHLHAAESRDQTDNSLARHGVTPIEVLERTGLLGVDAGVLIAHGTGIVERDLPVLERATGPVAVATAPRGYLKFAWPTTPVRALRRIGVPVGLATDGAASNNSLDVWEAMALTALVQKSTEGDPRWLTSRQALHHATLQSARAVGLGERIGSLAPGRRADIVLVDLTGPHTQPVHDLAATLVHSARSSDVRTTIVDGRVLMRDRELLTVDVPGTVRELTSRLAALTDRSHGGRIQDYDEPPQ comes from the coding sequence ATGACGCCGCCTCCGTCCTCGTCCCCCTCCTCCTCGACCTCGTCGCCGTCGCCGTCTCCCGCCGATCTCGTCATCACCGGCTGCACCGCCCTCGTCCACGACGAACACGAGGGCATCGCCTTCGTCGAGGACGCCGCGATCGTCGTACGGGAGGGGGTGATCGCAAGCATCGGGCCGGCGGAGGAGACGGCCCCCGTGGCCACCGGGGAACGGATCGACGCGCGCGGCCAGGTCGCCATGCCGGGGCTGATCAACTGCCATACGCACGCGCCCATGGTGGCGCTGCGCGGCATCGCGGAGGATGTGCCGGCGCAGGAGTGGTTCAACGACGTCATCTGGCCCGTCGAGTCCAATCTGACGGCGAAGGACGTGGCGTTGGGGGCCCGGCTGGCCTGCGCGGAGATGATCCGGGGTGGCGTGACCTGCTTCGCCGACCACTACTTCTCGATGGACATGGTCGCCGCGGTGGTCGAGGAGACCGGTATGCGGGCGCATCTGGGGGAGGCGTTCTTCTCCTCACAAGGGCGCGAAGGCAGGGAGAGGTCCCTGGAGTTCGCGCTACGGCGCCGGGGCGCGGCCGGCGGTCGTATCACCACCGCACTCGCCCCGCACGCCCCCTACACCGTCGAGGACGCCGACCTCGCCGCGACCGCCGACCTCGCCCGCGAGCACGGCCTCCCGGTGCATCTGCATGCCGCGGAGAGCCGCGACCAGACCGACAACAGCCTCGCCCGGCACGGCGTCACGCCCATCGAGGTCCTGGAACGCACGGGGCTGCTCGGCGTCGACGCGGGTGTGCTCATCGCGCACGGCACCGGGATCGTCGAGCGCGACCTACCGGTCCTGGAGCGGGCGACCGGGCCGGTGGCCGTCGCGACCGCGCCCCGCGGCTACCTGAAGTTCGCCTGGCCCACGACCCCGGTGCGGGCCCTGCGCCGTATCGGCGTCCCCGTCGGGCTCGCCACGGACGGGGCCGCCTCCAACAACTCCCTCGACGTGTGGGAGGCCATGGCCCTCACCGCGCTGGTGCAGAAGTCCACCGAGGGCGATCCGCGCTGGCTGACCTCCCGCCAGGCCCTGCACCACGCCACCCTGCAGAGCGCCCGGGCCGTCGGGCTGGGAGAGCGGATCGGCAGCCTCGCCCCCGGCCGGCGCGCCGACATCGTCCTCGTCGACCTCACCGGCCCGCACACCCAGCCGGTGCACGACCTCGCCGCCACGCTCGTGCACAGCGCCCGCTCCTCCGACGTACGCACCACGATCGTCGACGGCCGGGTCCTGATGCGCGACCGCGAGCTGCTCACCGTCGACGTGCCCGGGACGGTACGGGAACTGACAAGCCGCCTGGCCGCCCTCACCGACCGCAGCCACGGCGGCCGTATCCAGGACTACGACGAGCCGCCCCAGTGA
- a CDS encoding FUSC family protein — protein MAAGPLLLAAVLLGRPTVGVLAALGAMLAGINDRPGSRRVAVQRLGVPALAGAVGLLAGTYTGQYAGAVVLTLLLTALGLLAGGMTAVGPVSSGAGTQLLVASAIGAGMPLPEPGWERALAYLAGAGWLLVLRLALPTPAVLTAGDYRFDGERDAVAAVYDAIAGLLDAVGTPDAIARRSALTAALDHAQDALAGPRLRRYASSSSERRLHAQYAAALPLAEAATALAWAGDAVVGRASEGPRRLAAAVRGNTATGPLPAPSRSAPALRALDDALLRAAEAFDRGGDAHDLHTRRRTLGSLVRLGLGSGGREYGLRVALSFGASAAVAQVLHHQHWYWLPATAVFLVKPDLGPLVSRVLCRAAGTVLGAVLFAGFAAVLPRPEGLIALVAVSGALIPVATRHFAAQTAVVTVLVLALVMVGGDPQASWSRIAETLLACAIVLIVGHLPMPKGQRGGGVRARLTEAGTAAHAYLAHVLNESRAPGGTARLEGVSMTNGPAEADRAAGPDGAARSDGAAGSDGAARPGGAAGPDGVAGSDGAAGPDGMAGASGAVRSRGTARSDAGAGPNGAAGRKGGSLSSGPFRLSGYPRRSGDSGPRGTARSSATHRSSGPSVPSEPSWTGGASARTGTSGQTGASPQCGTSAQTGASAQAGGSAQTGASAQTGASTPTGVSTPNGVTVSVGAALPGETDDRAARWTLRREAYRTLARARAAIALSEAELPALARHTEGTDEVAAVLERLVDTTTACAVHLDDTGRLSRHHTERITALLDELALHQRHAGISLPDAPDVADVLPRQGLSA, from the coding sequence TTGGCCGCTGGACCGCTGCTGCTCGCGGCCGTGCTGCTGGGGCGGCCCACCGTCGGGGTCCTCGCCGCGCTCGGCGCCATGCTCGCCGGGATCAACGACCGGCCCGGAAGCCGGCGCGTCGCCGTGCAGCGGCTCGGGGTGCCCGCGCTCGCGGGAGCCGTGGGGCTGCTCGCCGGGACGTACACCGGGCAGTACGCCGGTGCCGTCGTCCTCACCCTGCTGCTCACCGCGCTCGGGCTGCTCGCCGGCGGTATGACCGCGGTCGGGCCCGTGTCGTCCGGAGCGGGTACGCAACTGCTGGTCGCCTCCGCGATCGGGGCCGGGATGCCGTTGCCCGAGCCGGGGTGGGAGCGGGCGCTCGCCTATCTCGCCGGCGCCGGGTGGCTGCTCGTGCTGCGCCTCGCCCTGCCCACGCCCGCGGTCCTCACCGCCGGCGACTACCGCTTCGACGGGGAACGGGACGCCGTCGCCGCCGTGTACGACGCGATCGCCGGGCTGCTGGACGCCGTGGGCACCCCGGACGCGATCGCCCGGCGGTCCGCGCTGACCGCAGCCCTCGACCATGCCCAGGACGCGCTCGCCGGGCCTCGGCTGCGGCGGTACGCCAGTTCGTCGTCCGAGCGGCGGCTGCACGCCCAGTACGCCGCCGCGCTGCCGCTCGCCGAGGCGGCGACCGCGCTGGCCTGGGCCGGGGACGCCGTCGTCGGCCGGGCCTCCGAAGGGCCCCGGCGGCTCGCCGCCGCCGTGCGCGGCAACACCGCCACCGGGCCGCTGCCCGCTCCCTCCCGCTCCGCGCCCGCGCTGCGCGCCCTCGACGACGCGCTCCTGCGCGCCGCCGAGGCCTTCGACCGGGGCGGCGACGCACACGACCTGCACACCCGCCGCCGTACCCTCGGATCGCTCGTACGGCTCGGCCTCGGGTCCGGCGGACGTGAGTACGGGCTGCGGGTCGCCCTGTCGTTCGGGGCCAGCGCGGCCGTGGCCCAGGTGCTGCACCACCAGCACTGGTACTGGCTGCCCGCGACCGCCGTCTTCCTGGTCAAGCCCGACCTGGGGCCGCTCGTGTCCCGGGTGCTGTGCCGGGCCGCGGGGACCGTCCTGGGCGCCGTGCTCTTCGCCGGGTTCGCCGCCGTGCTGCCCCGGCCGGAAGGGCTCATCGCGCTGGTCGCGGTCAGCGGGGCGCTGATACCCGTCGCCACGCGGCACTTCGCCGCCCAGACCGCCGTCGTCACCGTCCTCGTCCTCGCCCTCGTCATGGTCGGCGGCGACCCCCAGGCCTCCTGGAGCCGTATCGCCGAGACACTCCTGGCCTGCGCCATCGTCCTGATCGTCGGCCACCTGCCGATGCCGAAGGGCCAGCGCGGCGGCGGCGTACGCGCCCGGCTCACCGAAGCGGGAACGGCGGCGCACGCCTACCTCGCCCACGTCCTGAACGAGTCGCGCGCGCCGGGCGGGACCGCAAGGCTGGAGGGGGTCTCCATGACGAACGGGCCCGCAGAGGCGGACAGGGCTGCCGGACCGGATGGGGCTGCTAGGTCTGATGGGGCTGCCGGGTCTGATGGGGCTGCCAGGCCGGGTGGGGCTGCCGGACCGGATGGGGTCGCTGGGTCGGATGGGGCTGCCGGGCCGGATGGGATGGCAGGGGCGAGCGGTGCTGTCAGGTCGAGGGGGACCGCCAGGTCGGATGCGGGAGCCGGGCCGAACGGAGCCGCCGGGCGGAAGGGAGGCTCCCTGTCGAGCGGCCCGTTCCGGCTGAGCGGCTACCCCCGGCGGAGCGGCGATTCCGGGCCGAGAGGAACGGCCCGGTCGAGCGCCACGCACCGGTCGAGCGGGCCGTCCGTGCCGAGCGAGCCCTCCTGGACGGGCGGCGCGTCCGCGCGGACTGGTACATCCGGGCAGACTGGCGCGTCCCCGCAGTGCGGTACATCCGCGCAGACGGGCGCATCCGCGCAGGCGGGTGGGTCCGCGCAGACCGGCGCATCCGCTCAGACGGGCGCATCCACGCCGACCGGTGTGTCCACGCCCAACGGCGTGACCGTGTCCGTCGGGGCCGCCCTGCCGGGGGAGACAGATGACAGGGCCGCCCGCTGGACCCTGCGCCGCGAGGCGTACCGCACACTCGCCCGGGCCCGCGCCGCGATCGCCCTCTCCGAAGCCGAACTGCCCGCTCTGGCCCGGCACACCGAAGGCACCGACGAGGTCGCCGCCGTCCTCGAACGACTGGTCGACACCACAACCGCCTGCGCCGTGCACCTCGACGACACCGGACGGCTCAGCCGCCACCACACCGAGCGGATCACCGCACTCCTCGACGAACTCGCGCTCCACCAGAGGCACGCGGGCATCAGCCTCCCCGACGCACCGGACGTGGCCGACGTACTGCCGAGGCAGGGCCTCAGCGCCTGA